Proteins encoded in a region of the Solanum dulcamara chromosome 9, daSolDulc1.2, whole genome shotgun sequence genome:
- the LOC129903316 gene encoding uncharacterized protein LOC129903316, which translates to MEMEMGLKLTRPADEFSSTEFQFAKDRGGPLYQSIETDSMFILTVHLKGYMKDNIKVDINKEGTIIVIRGEKSVQETVMVGWNVIKKDVEIRKFSKAFKIPDGVILDKIEARFDEDKSILTVKMPKKVKGILGIELVEVKEHEDLPLVGDKIPKKVTFKEDMDKPKAEENQKKEKEIVENVLESLEKPREVVEKHVVKDELMPNVDSNIHRNDTIQEKREHRRDSVVGDKPESSSSRDESKDDQASETSRKKEDDNVPKRSSKICVPIVAGSALILSLVVFVIHLIRTKNQSDKRKG; encoded by the exons ATGGAAATGGAAATGGGACTCAAACTAACAAGACCTGCAGATGAATTCTCCTCTACAGAATTCCAATTTGCAAAAGACAGAGGTGGCCCTCTTTACCAGTCTATAGAAACAGACTCAATGTTCATCCTTACTGTCCATTTGAAAG GTTATATGAAAGATAACATAAAGGTTGATATTAATAAGGAAGGGACTATAATCGTGATAAGGGGTGAAAAATCGGTTCAAGAAACTGTGATGGTAGGGTGGAATGTGATCAAGAAAGATGTAGAAATTAGAAAATTTAGTAAGGCTTTCAAGATTCCAGATGGGGTTATCTTGGATAAAATTGAGGCTAGATTTGATGAGGATAAATCCATATTGACTGTTAAAATGCCAAAGAAAGTAAAAGGGATTCTTGGAATTGAGTTAGTTGAAGTGAAGGAGCATGAAGATTTGCCACTTGTAGGTGACAAGATTCCTAAGAAAGTCACATTTAAAGAAGATATGGATAAGCCAAAAGCAGAGGAAAAtcaaaaaaaggagaaagaaattGTGGAGAATGTATTAGAGAGCCTTGAAAAACCACGTGAAGTAGTCGAAAAACACGTTGTTAAGGATGAATTAATGCCAAATGTAGACTCAAACATCCATAGAAACGATACAATTCAAGAAAAAAGAGAGCATCGCAGAGATTCTGTAGTTGGTGATAAACCTGAATCATCGAGTTCGAGGGATGAATCTAAAGATGATCAAGCTAGTGAAACATCAAGGAAAAAGGAAGATGACAATGTGCCTAAGAGGAGCTCAAAAATTTGTGTGCCTATTGTTGCAGGATCAGCTTTAATATTATCACTTGTTGTGTTTGTCATTCATCTCATCAGAACTAAGAATCAATCTGACAAAAGAAAAGGTTAA
- the LOC129903860 gene encoding protein ROH1-like produces MPVTDYQGASASFTNFGRSLLSMRRDQVHSMESAHEATSQELELEAYQKQVAERFNELASVDSDQLLSVPWIRKLLDVFLCCQEQFRSILFNNTANFNKPPMDRYVTEYFDRSVKGLDVCNAIRDGIEQIKQWQKQLEIVLCALENQRCVGEGQFRRAKKALIDFAIGMLDEKESNTSVAHRNRSFGRNNTQNDHKSLGHFRSLSWSVSRNWSAARQLQAIGNNLVAPKSNEIIATNGLALAVFTMSYVLYFVMWALVAAIPCQDRGLQTHFYVARQFVWAVPILSLHERILDESKKRDRRNACGLLKEIHEMEKCAHHMNELIDTVHFPITEEKDGEVKQRVHELGLVYDGLKNGLDPLERQVREVFHRIVRSRTEGLDSIGRGNHE; encoded by the coding sequence ATGCCAGTTACAGATTATCAAGGGGCATCTGCATCTTTCACAAATTTTGGAAGGTCTCTTTTGAGTATGCGCCGTGATCAGGTGCATTCCATGGAATCTGCTCATGAAGCCACTAGCCAAGAGCTGGAACTTGAAGCTTACCAAAAACAAGTAGCTGAACGTTTCAATGAATTGGCTTCTGTTGATTCTGATCAACTGCTTTCCGTTCCGTGGATCCGTAAGCTGTTGGATGTGTTCCTCTGTTGTCAGGAGCAATTCAGGTCCATTTTGTTCAACAACACTGCTAACTTTAACAAACCTCCAATGGACCGTTACGTTACTGAATATTTCGATAGGAGTGTGAAGGGGTTGGATGTTTGTAACGCGATAAGGGATGGAATTGAGCAGATCAAGCAGTGGCAAAAGCAGTTGGAGATTGTTCTTTGTGCATTGGAAAATCAGAGGTGTGTTGGTGAAGGTCAATTTCGCCGTGCCAAGAAGGCCTTGATTGATTTTGCAATTGGTATGCTTGATGAGAAGGAGTCTAATACATCTGTTGCCCATAGAAACAGGTCCTTTGGGCGAAACAATACTCAGAATGATCATAAGTCTTTAGGGCATTTTAGATCGTTGTCGTGGAGTGTTTCTAGGAATTGGTCTGCTGCTAGACAGCTCCAAGCAATTGGTAACAATTTAGTTGCTCCAAAAAGTAATGAAATAATTGCTACCAATGGATTAGCCTTGGCTGTTTTCACCATGAGTTATGTGTTATACTTTGTAATGTGGGCACTTGTGGCtgcaataccttgccaggaccGTGGCCTGCAGACACATTTTTATGTCGCTAGGCAATTCGTTTGGGCCGTCCCAATCCTATCCCTCCACGAAAGGATTTTAGATGAATCAAAGAAGAGGGATCGTAGAAATGCTTGTGGATTGTTGAAGGAGATTCATGAGATGGAGAAATGCGCTCACCACATGAACGAATTGATCGATACCGTTCACTTCCCAATCACAGAGGAAAAAGATGGAGAAGTGAAGCAAAGAGTTCATGAACTTGGGCTTGTCTATGATGGTCTAAAGAATGGATTAGACCCTTTAGAGCGCCAGGTCAGAGAAGTTTTCCATAGGATCGTTCGGAGCAGGACTGAAGGCCTCGACTCTATTGGACGAGGAAATCATGAGTGA